In Anabrus simplex isolate iqAnaSimp1 chromosome 4, ASM4041472v1, whole genome shotgun sequence, a single genomic region encodes these proteins:
- the LOC137500597 gene encoding hemolymph lipopolysaccharide-binding protein-like gives MLLLLVLFTMILESWTVSGQCEGSPTLKFSVSSWRNESGHRLVAAELQSDEKMTDGVSLTVEMFTDHCDNSRALILRTLSSSRLSEVQQPVTTTVAPTVVPLPGYHHFPGFGYYKILPKGMNWRDGVEACRKEGTRMLLLESQEEFETLYKWAGCCPWVGVHRESSSGSWMNVLDQKMNSTDFFGWLPGFPRSGENNCVLFDATSNKKGTSNVLCSDSRKVICEQTL, from the exons ATGCTGCTCCTACTAGTTCTGTTTACGATGATCCTGGAGTCTTGGACCGTCTCCGGACAATGTGAAGGATCTCCAACGTTGAAATTCTCTGTATCCAGCTGGAGGAATGAGTCCGGCCATCGACTTGTAGCG GCTGAACTGCAATCAGACGAGAAAATGACGGATGGCGTTTCCCTGACGGTAGAAATGTTCACTGACCACTGTGATAACAGCAGAGCACTCATCCTCAGAACACTGAGCAGTAGCAGATTGTCTGAGGTGCAGCAACCTGTCACCACCACTGTAGCACCAACAG TTGTACCACTGCCGGGCTACCATCACTTTCCCGGTTTTGgatattacaaaattcttcctaAAGGGATGAACTGGAGAGATGGAGTGGAGGCTTGCCGAAAGGAAGGCACTCGTATGCTGCTCCTGGAGTCCCAGGAAGAGTTCGAAACTCTGTACAAGTGGGCTGGATGTTGTCCGTGGGTTGGAGTACACCGAGAGAGTTCTTCAGGATCTTGGATGAATGTCTTAG ATCAGAAGATGAACTCCACAGACTTCTTCGGCTGGCTCCCCGGATTTCCAAGATCTGGTGAAAACAACTGTGTACTATTTGATGCTACATCCAACAAGAAGGGGACGAGTAACGTTCTGTGTAGTGATTCAAGAAAGGTTATTTGTGAACAAACACTGTAG